In a genomic window of Chroicocephalus ridibundus chromosome 14, bChrRid1.1, whole genome shotgun sequence:
- the CBX2 gene encoding chromobox protein homolog 2 — protein sequence MEELSSVGEQVFAAECILSKRLRKGKLEYLVKWRGWSSKHNSWEPEENILDPRLLLAFQKKEHEKEVQNRKRGKRPRGRPRKHVEPEMPAKTKSSSSSSSTSSSSSSSDDDDESDLEAKRGPRSRETHPVPQKKAQILVAKPEMKDTSRKKRGRKPLPPEQKAARRTVNLTKVLKTSRKEVGGSAKLLGKLQPQHGTQGSGMAGLKDAPGALAGLSSGGSSAENLPNMMKSGSASPSRAISWQSSIVHYMNRMSQSQNAAETSPLGRLALKAQAASKGGLGLDLKMRNQKGCGELGLSVQGPKTAKAPSGGAGGDQKSGFAAGGQTLHNGSKMPASSPGAGSQAASSQELNLQALNLQSVKNGPSSAGGSSLPRHLCGALSKGSGGGAAASAGAGGAKGSAAGAGLSAAGAGVLSGGDGGKSEKQAQRAGDRDLAKSGPAGTQEGHAAAESCKPAALSEVSTGEETSSDSDRDSASFPGVGQNMSVSIQTSQDWKPTRSLIEHVFVTDVTANLITVTVKESPTSVGFFNLRQY from the exons atGGAGGAGCTGAGCAGCGTGGGAGAGCAGGTCTTCGCCGcggagtgcatcctcagcaagcgGCTCCGCAAG GGCAAGCTGGAGTACCTGGTCAAGTGGCGGGGCTGGTCCTCCAA GCACAACAGCTGGGAGCCCGAGGAGAACATCCTTGATCCACGACTCCTCCTCGCTTTCCAAAAGAA GGAACACGAAAAAGAAGTGCAGAATCGGAAGAGGGGCAAGCGGCCCAGGGGCAGGCCCAGGAAGCATGTG GAACCAGAGATGCCTGCAAAAACTAAGTCAAGtagctcctcttcctccacatcctcctcttcctcctcctctgatgACGACGACGAAAGTGACCTGGAAGCCAAGAGAGGTCCCCGCAGCAGAGAGACTCACCCGGTACCGCAGAAGAAAGCTCAGATCCTGGTGGCGAAGCCGGAGATGAAAGACACTTCCAGGAAGAAGCGTGGGAGGAAACCTCTTCCCCCAGAGCAGAAAGCGGCTCGAAGGACCGTGAACCTGACAAAGGTGCTGAAAACGTCCCGGAAGGAGGTGGGTGGCAGCGCCAAgctgctggggaagctgcagccccagcacggcACGCAGGGCTCGGGCATGGCCGGGTTGAAGGACGCGCCGGGCGCCTTGGCTGGGCTCAGCTCGGGGGGGTCGTCAGCAGAAAACCTGCCCAACATGATGAAGAGCGGctccgccagccccagccgggccatCAGCTGGCAGAGCTCCATCGTGCACTACATGAACAGGATGTCCCAAAGCCAGAACGCGGCAGAGACCTCCCCGCTGGGCAGGCTGGCGCTGAAGGCCCAGGCGGCCAGTAAGGGCGGCTTGGGGCTGGACTTAAAGATGAGGAACCAGAAAGGGTGTGGGGAGCTCGGGCTGAGCGTGCAGGGACCCAAGACTGCCAAGGCTCCTAGCGGCGGTGCTGGAGGGGACCAGAAATCGGGGTTTGCTGCGGGAGGCCAAACGCTGCACAATGGCAGCAAGATGCCGGCCAGCTCgcccggggctggcagccaggcggcctccagccaggagctgaACCTCCAGGCTCTGAACCTGCAGAGCGTCAAGAACGGGCCGAGCTCGGCCGGCGGGAGCAGCCTCCCTCGCCACCTCTGCGGTGCCCTCTCCAAAGGCTCCGGCGGTGGCGCGGCGGCAAGCGCGGGTGCCGGCGGGGCGAAGGGCAGCGCGGCGGGTGCCGGGTTGAGCGCTGCCGGTGCCGGTGTGCTCTCGGGAGGGGACGGCGGCAAGAGCGAGAAGCAGGCGCAGCGGGCAGGCGACAGGGACTTGGCCAAAAGCGGCCCAGCCGGCACGCAGGAGGGGCACGCGGCCGCCGAGAGCTGCAAGCCGGCCGCCCTCTCCGAAGTGAGCACAGGCGAAGAGACCAGCTCGGATTCGGACCGGGATTCGGCTTCCTTCCCCGGCGTGGGTCAGAACATGTCTGTCTCTATCCAGACCAGCCAGGACTGGAAACCCACCCGCAGCCTGATCGAGCACGTCTTTGTCACCGATGTCACCGCTAACCTGATCACAGTGACAGTCAAGGAGTCCCCCACCAGCGTCGGGTTTTTCAACCTACGGCAATACTGA